A single Patagioenas fasciata isolate bPatFas1 chromosome 16, bPatFas1.hap1, whole genome shotgun sequence DNA region contains:
- the ROMO1 gene encoding LOW QUALITY PROTEIN: reactive oxygen species modulator 1 (The sequence of the model RefSeq protein was modified relative to this genomic sequence to represent the inferred CDS: deleted 1 base in 1 codon), with protein MAAALGTGRGRHFRLVTVRAGSGERSGQRRRSEMPVTVGPYGQSQPSCFDRVKMGFMMGFAVGMAAGALFGTFSCLRIGMRGRELMGGVGKTMMQSGGTFGTFMAIGMGIRC; from the exons ATGGCCGCGGCGCTGGGAACGGGGCGGGGCCGCCACTTCCGGCTG GTCACGGTGCGCGCCGGAAGCGGAGAACGgagcgggcagcggcggcggAGCGAG ATGCCTGTGACCGTGGGCCCGTACGGGCAGTCGCAGCCCAGCTGCTTCGACAGAGTGAAGATGGGTTTCATGATGGGCTTTGCGGTGGGGATGGCGGCCGGAGCGCTGTTCGGCACCTTCTCCTGCCTCAG GATCGGCATGAGAGGACGAGAGCTGATGGGTGGAGTTGGCAAAACGATGATGCAGAGCGGAGGGACGTTTGGGACGTTCATGGCTATTGGGATGGGAATCCGCTGCTAA